The genome window GTGTTGATCGTGGTTAAAATCCCCGACTCGTGACTCCTGCCTCACTCAAGTCTACTTACCTTCTATTTTCCATATTCTATCTACTGCCTACTATCTATTAAATAAACTAAATAAACGCTAGCGCTGTTTTAGCCCGTTCATATCCGCCACCATTTTATTGATCGCATCGATGTAAGCCCGCGCACTCGCCTCAAGAACGTCGGTGCTGATTCCCCGGCCCAGGAATATCTGACCTTTCTCATTCTTGACCCTCACCATAACACTCCCTACCGCGTCTTTACCGCCGGTAACCGCATCGATGCCGTAGGCCTCGAGGGTAAACGTAAACCCGGTTATCTTATCGATAGCCTTATATATCGCGTCCACGGGCCCGTTCCCGCAGGCGGCCTCCTCGATCACGTTGCCGCCCGACAGCAGCCCGAGGGTGGCCGTCGGAACCACGGTGGTCCCGCTGGAGATATGGAGGTAGCTGAGCTCGTAGGTCGGCGGTATTTTGCGGATCTCTTCCTCCATGAGCACCTGCAGGTCGTCGTCCGTAACGGTCTTTTTCCGGTCACAGAGTTCCTTGAACCGGGTAAAAGCCGCCTTCAGCTCTTCTTCCGTAAGCGTATACCCCAACTCCGCCAGCCGCGTCTTGAAGGCGTGCCTTCCGGAAAGCTTGCCCAGCACGATCTGCGACTGGGGGATTCCGATGACCTTCGGGTCAATGATCTCGTAGGTCGTACGCTCTTTCAACACCCCGTCCTGGTGAATCCCTGATTCATGAGCGAAAGCGTTCTTCCCGACCACGGCCTTATTCGGCTGGACCGGCATACCGGTTAAAACGGTTACGAGTTTCGAGGTGCGAAAGATCTCTTCGGTTTTGATGCCGGTGGTCATCCCGTATAACGAGCGTCTGGAGTAAAGCCCCATTACCAATTCCTCAAGCGCCGCGTTCCCGGCCCGCTCGCCGATGCCGTTCACCGCCACCTCCGCCTGCCGCGCGCCGTTCCTGATCGCCGCCAGCGTATTGGCGACCGCCAGCCCGAGATCATTATGACAATGAACGCTGACAATCGCTTTTTCAATCCCGGGCGTCCTTTCCCGAATGGTCCGGATGAATTCTCCGAACTCCTCGGGAACCGCATAACCGACGGTATCGGGAATGTTCAGGACCGTAGCCCCGGCTTCGATCGCCGCCGCCAGTACCCGGCACAGGTAATCGACGTCGGAGCGCGAGGCGTCCATCGCCGAAAACTCCACGTCGGAGGTATAATCTTTCGCCCGCTTTACGCACTCCCGCGCGGCTTCAAGCACCTCCTCCCGGTCCATCTTCAGTTGATGCTTCAGATGAATGTCCGAGGTGGAGATGAAGGTGTGAATCCGGGGCTGTTCCGCCCCCTGCAGGGCCTCCCATGCCCGGTCGATATCCGCGAATTTCGCCCGCGCCAGGGCGGCGACCGTTGAGCCCTTGACGTCCTTAGCGATCTCCGAAACCGCGTTAAAATCGCCTGGCGAAGCTATCGGAAAACCGGCCTCGATTATGTCAACCCCAAGGCGCACCAACTGCCTGGCTATCTGAACCTTTTCCTTTACGTTCAGGTTCACCCCGGGCGATTGTTCACCGTCCCTGAGTGTGGTGTCGAAAATGTATATACGTTCCATCCGTATTCCCCCTGCCCGAATGGTTACAAACTAATCTATGGCCTCATCAAGACCGCTGCCCGCCAGGACCATAGGATAGACGTTTTCTTCCGGCTCGATAAGGCAATTAACCAGCGCCGGGCCGTCCTTCGCCATGACCTCTTCCACTATTCCGTCAAAAGCCGAGGCGCTTTCCGCCGTATAGCCGGCAAGACCGTAAACACCGGCGAGGGCCGCAAAATCGGGGACGAAGCTGAAATCCACCCCCGAATAACGCTTATCGCAGTAAAACTCCTGAAGTTGCCGTACCATTCCGAGCCGCTTGTTGTTAAGGATAAAAATCTTCACGGTAAGGCCCTGCTCGGCCAGTGTGCCGAGTTCGGTCATCATCATCTGGAAACTTCCGTCCCCGCTCACCAGGATCACCTGTCTGTCCGGACTGCCGAATTTCGCCCCGATGGAAGCCGGGAGTCCGTACCCCATGCAGCCCAGGCCACCGGAGGTTACAAGTGTGCGGGGGTGCTTAAAGCAATAATACTGCGCCACCCACATCTGATGCTGCCCCACGTCGGTCACCACAACGCTTTCCCCCCGAGTCAGGGCACTGAGCCGTTCAACAACGTACTGTGGCTTGAAGCCCGCTTCCCGTCCGTAGTCGAGGGGATGATCGCGCTTGTACCCCGCGACGGTCTCCAACCAGTCCCCGTTCTCGCGCAGCGAAAGAAGCGGGAGCAGCGCCGACAGCACCTGCTTGACGTCGCCGACTATCGGCAGGTTAGGACGGACATTCTTACCGATTTCCGCCGGGTCGACGTCCACGTGAATCACACGGGCGTTTGGCGCAAACTTCTCTACGGTTCCGGTTACCCTGTCCGCAAACCGTACCCCGAGCCCGATCAAGAGGTCGGAGTTGGTGATCGCCAGATTCGCGTAACGGGTGCCGTGAAGACCGGCCATGCCAAGGAACAGACTGTGGTCGCCCGGAAAACCGCCGATCCCCATCAGGGTCGACGCCACCGGCGCCGAAATGGTTTCCGCAAGCTTTAATAACTCCGGTGCGGCGCCGCTGCTTATAACCCCGCCACCCGCAAGGATAACAGGTCTACTGGATTCGAAAATCATCTTCGCCGCCTGGGCTACCTGCGTCGGATGCCCCTTGTACGTGGGCTTGTAACCCTTGAGTTCGACCTTTTCCGGGTAATCAAACTCCGTCATGGCGCCGGTCACGTCGCGGGGGAGGTCGATCAATACCGGTCCCGGCCTGCCGGTCCGGGCAAGATGAAAGGCCTTCTTAATAACGGAAGGAACCTCCGACGGGTCCTTAACCAGAAAGTTGTGCTTGGTGACCGGCATCGTAATACCGGTGATATCCACTTCCTGAAACGCGTCGGTACCTACCTGGGCCGTTGGAACCTGTCCTGTAAACAGTACTATCGGGACGGAATCCATATACGCGGTGGCTATCCCGGTGACCAGGTTCGTAGCCCCGGGCCCGGAGGTGGCAAAACACACCCCGACCCGTCCGGTCACCCTGGCATATCCATTGGCGGCATGTACGGCGCCCTGCTCGTTGCGCACCAGGACATGTGTGATCTTGGCGCCGTAAAGCGCGTCGTAAACCGGAAGCACGGCCCCGCCGGGGTAGCCGAATATAAGCTCCACCCCTTCCTTTTCAAGACACCGGATGACCGCTTCACCGACGGTGATCATGGTTTCGCCCCTCTCACCTCTATTTGCGCAGCCAGGACATCATCTGGCGCAGTTCCTTGCCGATCTCCTCTATCTGCTGAGCGCGCTCCCGGCGGCGAACAGCCTGGAGCACCGGCTGGTTGGCCTGGTTCTCCAGCACCCATTCACGGGCGAATTCGCCGCTCTGGATCTCGTCCAGGATGCACCGCATCTCTTCCCGCACATCTTCGTTAATAACGCGGGGACCGCTGCGGTAATCGCCGTATTCCGCCGTGTTGCTCACCCGGCGGCGCATTTCCGTAAGACCGCCTTCGTAAATCAGGTCGACAATGAGCTTTAACTCGTGGCAGCATTCAAAATATGCGATTTCAGGCGCGTATCCCGCCTCCACCAGCGTTTCGAAGCCGGCCTTAATCAACTCCGACACGCCGCCGCAAAGCACGCACTGCTCTCCGAAAAGGTCGGTTTCCGTCTCTTCGCGGAAGCTGGTCTCAAAAACACCCGCCCGCGTCAGACCCGTCGCCTTTGCGTAAGCCAGCGCGAGGTCCCGCGCCTCGCCGGAGTAATCCTGGTGCACGGCGATCAAGCCGGGAACCCCCGCGCCCTCCGTGTAAAGCCGCCGGAGCATCGGGCCCGGGCTCTTGGGGGCCACCATGAAAACGTCCACATCCTTCGGCGGCTGGATCTGACCGAAGTGTATGTTAAAACCGTGTGAAAACATAAGGGCTTTGCCCGTTGTAAGATGGGCCGCTATTTCCTCCCGGTAAACCCTGGCCTGCTGCTCATCCGGTATAAGCATCTGGATTACCTGCGCCTGGCGGGCGGCATCCGCCACCGTCGCCGGGGCCAGGCCGTCCGCCTGCACCCTTTCCGCGGAAGAGCTCGTGGCCCTGAGCCCGACGATAACGTTTATCCCGCTGTCCTTCAAATTCAGCGCCTGGGCCCTTCCCTGGCTGCCGTAACCCATTACGGCAACAACCTTGTCCCGCAAAACATTCAAATCCGCATCCCCGTCATAATAAACCCGAATCAT of Bacillota bacterium contains these proteins:
- a CDS encoding 2-isopropylmalate synthase, which encodes MERIYIFDTTLRDGEQSPGVNLNVKEKVQIARQLVRLGVDIIEAGFPIASPGDFNAVSEIAKDVKGSTVAALARAKFADIDRAWEALQGAEQPRIHTFISTSDIHLKHQLKMDREEVLEAARECVKRAKDYTSDVEFSAMDASRSDVDYLCRVLAAAIEAGATVLNIPDTVGYAVPEEFGEFIRTIRERTPGIEKAIVSVHCHNDLGLAVANTLAAIRNGARQAEVAVNGIGERAGNAALEELVMGLYSRRSLYGMTTGIKTEEIFRTSKLVTVLTGMPVQPNKAVVGKNAFAHESGIHQDGVLKERTTYEIIDPKVIGIPQSQIVLGKLSGRHAFKTRLAELGYTLTEEELKAAFTRFKELCDRKKTVTDDDLQVLMEEEIRKIPPTYELSYLHISSGTTVVPTATLGLLSGGNVIEEAACGNGPVDAIYKAIDKITGFTFTLEAYGIDAVTGGKDAVGSVMVRVKNEKGQIFLGRGISTDVLEASARAYIDAINKMVADMNGLKQR
- the ilvB gene encoding biosynthetic-type acetolactate synthase large subunit; this encodes MITVGEAVIRCLEKEGVELIFGYPGGAVLPVYDALYGAKITHVLVRNEQGAVHAANGYARVTGRVGVCFATSGPGATNLVTGIATAYMDSVPIVLFTGQVPTAQVGTDAFQEVDITGITMPVTKHNFLVKDPSEVPSVIKKAFHLARTGRPGPVLIDLPRDVTGAMTEFDYPEKVELKGYKPTYKGHPTQVAQAAKMIFESSRPVILAGGGVISSGAAPELLKLAETISAPVASTLMGIGGFPGDHSLFLGMAGLHGTRYANLAITNSDLLIGLGVRFADRVTGTVEKFAPNARVIHVDVDPAEIGKNVRPNLPIVGDVKQVLSALLPLLSLRENGDWLETVAGYKRDHPLDYGREAGFKPQYVVERLSALTRGESVVVTDVGQHQMWVAQYYCFKHPRTLVTSGGLGCMGYGLPASIGAKFGSPDRQVILVSGDGSFQMMMTELGTLAEQGLTVKIFILNNKRLGMVRQLQEFYCDKRYSGVDFSFVPDFAALAGVYGLAGYTAESASAFDGIVEEVMAKDGPALVNCLIEPEENVYPMVLAGSGLDEAID
- the ilvC gene encoding ketol-acid reductoisomerase, which encodes MIRVYYDGDADLNVLRDKVVAVMGYGSQGRAQALNLKDSGINVIVGLRATSSSAERVQADGLAPATVADAARQAQVIQMLIPDEQQARVYREEIAAHLTTGKALMFSHGFNIHFGQIQPPKDVDVFMVAPKSPGPMLRRLYTEGAGVPGLIAVHQDYSGEARDLALAYAKATGLTRAGVFETSFREETETDLFGEQCVLCGGVSELIKAGFETLVEAGYAPEIAYFECCHELKLIVDLIYEGGLTEMRRRVSNTAEYGDYRSGPRVINEDVREEMRCILDEIQSGEFAREWVLENQANQPVLQAVRRRERAQQIEEIGKELRQMMSWLRK